A region from the Canis lupus dingo isolate Sandy chromosome 9, ASM325472v2, whole genome shotgun sequence genome encodes:
- the XYLT2 gene encoding xylosyltransferase 2, translated as MVASARVQKLVRRYKLAIATALAILLLQGLVVWSFSGLEEDEPGEKGRQRKPRPLDPGEGSKDTDSSAGRRGSAGRRHGRWRGRAESPGMPVAKVVRAVTSRHRASRRVPPAPPPEAPGRQNLSGAAAGEALVGAAGFPPHGDTGSVEGAPQPTDNGFTPKCEIVGKDALSALARASSKQCQQEIANVVCLHQAGNLMPKAVPRHCQLAGKMNPGIQWDEVRAQQPVDGPPVRIAYMLVVHGRAIRQLKRLLKAVYHEQHFFYIHVDKRSNYLHREVVELARQYDNVRVTPWRMVTIWGGASLLRMYLRSMQDLLEVPGWAWDFFINLSATDYPTRTNEELVAFLSKNRDKNFLKSHGRDNSRFIKKQGLDRLFHECDSHMWRLGERQIPAGIVVDGGSDWFVLTRSFVEYVVYTDDPLVAQLRQFYTYTLLPAESFFHTVLENSPACESLVDNNLRVTNWNRRLGCKCQYKHIVDWCGCSPNDFKPQDFLRLQQVSRPTFFARKFESTVNQEVLEILDFHLYGSYPPGTPALKAYWENTYDAADGPGGLSDVMLTAYTAFARLSLRHAATAIPPLATPLCRFEPRGLPSSVHLYFYDDHFQGYLVTQAVQPSAQGPAETLEMWLMPQGSLKLLGRSDQASRLQSLEVGTEWDPKERLFRNFGGLLGPLDEPVAMQRWARGPNLTATVVWIDPTYVVATSYDIAVDADTEVTQYKPPLSRPLRPGAWTVRLLQFWEPLGETRFLVLPLTFNRKLPLRKDDASWLHAGPPHNEYMEQSFQGLSGILNLPQPEPAEEAARRHAELTGPALEAWTDGELSGFWSVAGLCAMGPSACPSLELCRLTSWSSVFPDPKSELGPVKADGRLR; from the exons ATGGTGGCGAGCGCGCGGGTGCAGAAGCTGGTGCGGCGCTACAAGCTGGCGATCGCCACGGCGCTGGCCATCCTGCTGCTGCAGGGCCTGGTGGTGTGGAGCTTCAGCGGCCTGGAGGAGGACGAGCCGGGCGAG aaaggaaggcagaggaagccaCGGCCCCTGGACCCCGGCGAGGGCTCCAAGGACACGGACAGCTCAGCCGGGCGGCGCGGCAGCGCAGGCAGAAGGCATGGGCGCTGGCGGGGCCGTGCTGAGAGCCCGGGCATGCCCGTGGCCAAGGTGGTCCGTGCTGTCACCAGCCGGCACAGGGCCAGCCGCCGGGTCccaccggccccgcccccggaggccCCCGGCCGCCAGAACCTGAGCGGGGCGGCAGCCGGGGAGGCGCTGGTCGGGGCGGCTGGCTTTCCACCACATGGAGACACGGGGAGTGTGGAGGGCGCCCCTCAGCCCACGGACAATGGCTTCACCCCCAAGTGCGAGATCGTGGGCAAGGACGCGCTGTCCGCACTGGCCCGGGCCAGCTCCAAGCAGTGCCAGCAGGAGATCGCCAACGTGGTGTGCCTGCACCAGGCCGGGAACCTCATGCCCAAGGCTGTGCCCCGGCACTGCCAGCTGGCTG GGAAGATGAACCCCGGCATCCAGTGGGACGAGGTCCGGGCCCAGCAGCCCGTGGACGGCCCCCCAGTACGAATCGCCTACATGCTGGTGGTTCATGGCCGTGCCATCCGCCAGCTAAAGCGTCTCCTCAAGGCTGTCTACCATGAGCAGCATTTCTTTTATATCCATGTAGACAAG CGCTCCAACTACCTGCACCGCGAGGTGGTGGAGCTGGCCCGGCAATATGATAATGTGCGGGTGACACCCTGGCGCATGGTCACCATCTGGGGCGGGGCCAGCCTGCTGCGGATGTATCTGCGGAGCATGCAGGACCTgctggaggtgcctggctgggcCTGGGACTTCTTCATCAATCTTAGTGCCACCGACTACCCAACCAG AACCAACGAGGAGCTGGTGGCTTTCCTGTCTAAGAACCGAGACAAGAACTTCCTCAAGTCACATGGCCGGGACAACTCCAG GTTCATCAAGAAACAGGGTCTGGACCGGCTCTTCCATGAGTGTGACTCACACATGTGGCGCCTGGGTGAGCGGCAGATCCCAGCAGGCATCGTGGTGGACGGCGGCTCCGACTGGTTCGTGCTGACACGCAGCTTTGTGGAGTATGTGGTATACACAGACGACCCGCTCGTGGCTCAGCTGCGCCAGTTCTACACATACACGCTGCTCCCTGCCGAG TCCTTCTTCCACACGGTGCTGGAGAACAGCCCGGCCTGCGAGAGCCTGGTGGACAACAACCTGCGCGTCACCAACTGGAACCGCAGGCTAGGCTGCAAGTGCCAGTACAAGCACATTGTGGACTGGTGTGGCTGTTCGCCCAACGACTTCAAGCCGCAGGACTTCCTCCGGCTGCAG CAAGTCTCCAGACCCACCTTCTTCGCCCGGAAGTTTGAGTCGACTGTGAACCAGGAGGTACTGGAAATCCTGGACTTCCACCTGTATGGCAGCTACCCGCCGGGCACGCCAGCCCTCAAGGCCTACTGGGAGAACACCTATGATGCAGCCGATGGCCCTGGTGGGCTCAGTGACGTCATGCTCACCGCTTACACCGCCTTCGCCCGCCTCAGCCTGCGCCATGCTGCCACCGCTATACCCCCACTGGCCACCCCACTCTGCAG GTTTGAGCCCAGGGGCTTGCCGTCCAGCGTGCACCTGTATTTCTATGACGACCATTTCCAGGGCTACCTGGTGACGCAGGCGGTGCAGCCCTCAGCCCAGGGGCCGGCAGAGACGCTTGAGATGTGGCTGATGCCCCAGGGGTCGCTGAAGCTGTTGGGGCGCAGTGACCAGGCCAGCCGGCTCCAGAGTTTGGAG GTTGGCACTGAGTGGGACCCCAAAGAGCGTCTCTTCCGGAACTTTGGGGGTTTGCTGGGGCCACTGGATGAGCCTGTAGCCATGCAGCGCTGGGCCCGGGGCCCCAACCTCACAGCTACTGTGGTGTGGATCGACCCCACCTACGTGGTAGCCACGTCTTACGACATTGCGGTAGACGCGGACACTGAGGTCACGCAGTACAAGCCCCCACTGAGCCGGCCCCTGCGGCCCGGGGCCTGGACTGTCCGACTGCTTCAATTCTGGGAACCCCTGGGTGAGACCCGCTTCCTCGTGCTGCCGTTGACCTTCAACCGCAAACTACCTCTCAGGAAAG ATGATGCCAGCTGGCTGCACGCCGGGCCACCCCACAACGAGTACATGGAGCAGAGTTTCCAGGGCCTTAGTGGCATCCTGAACCTGCCTCAGCCAGAGCCCGCAGAGGAGGCCGCCCGCCGGCACGCAGAGCTCACAGGCCCGGCACTTGAGGCCTGGACAGATGGGGAGCTGAGTGGCTTCTGGTCTGTGGCCGGACTGTGTGCCATGGGCCCCTCCGCCTGCCCCTCCCTGGAGCTCTGCAGACTGACCAGCTGGAGCTCTGTGTTCCCCGACCCCAAATCAGAGCTGGGGCCTGTCAAAGCAGACGGGCGACTCAGGTAG